The Castanea sativa cultivar Marrone di Chiusa Pesio chromosome 11, ASM4071231v1 genome contains a region encoding:
- the LOC142615613 gene encoding organic cation/carnitine transporter 2-like, which translates to MALPNLSENLTETHSAEQKTPETKQVFPSLSLDETIEQIIGGFGWSQFLQALLVSVPTLIDAQQTFISIFADAHPKWHCNLNATCNPKSNICQLPKSAWSWAHSSHKTIISEWGLECASSFIIGLPASSFFLGCLIGGFTLAIFGDSWLGRKKLLYLSCLIMCLASLLTAFSVNIWMYSALRLISGFGRAPIISCSLILLTERVGKRWRGQIGSIGFFSYTVGLMSLSAIAYLNRGSSWRKLYLYTSIPSISFCIMTYFFVYESPRWLFMQGRDKEAVDVLRGIASIPVNSLDLYTSNIPLRKEISKVNNPYKVMKDLCKRGWALKRILASMALGLGIGVAFFGMLFGVGNLGFNIYLSVVFNASMLMPSNLLSLVFIERWNRRGSLFVSCIASGIFSILCVVLGRGREGIQIGLELASLFCSCFAYNVWLIYTTELFPTSVRSSATSLARQAVVLGTVFDPLLTSAGRRYEFLSFGIFGLAIFLCGFFLIFVPETKGKALCNTMDEQEQKDSIIV; encoded by the coding sequence ATGGCCTTACCAAATTTAAGCGAAAACCTCACAGAGACTCACTCAGCCGAGCAAAAGACTCCGGAAACCAAACAAGTCTTTCCTTCATTGTCTCTAGATGAAACCATTGAACAAATTATAGGAGGTTTTGGGTGGTCTCAGTTCTTGCAAGCCCTCCTTGTATCAGTCCCAACGCTCATTGATGCACAACAAACATTTATCAGCATCTTTGCTGATGCTCATCCAAAATGGCACTGCAACTTGAACGCAACATGCAACCCAAAGTCCAATATTTGCCAACTCCCAAAAAGTGCTTGGTCTTGGGCTCATTCTTCTCACAAGACAATCATATCAGAGTGGGGTCTCGAATGTGCAAGTTCATTCATCATAGGCCTTCCTGCTTCATCCTTCTTCTTAGGATGCCTAATTGGTGGATTCACTCTTGCTATATTTGGTGACTCCTGGCTTGGTAGGAAGAAATTGCTTTACCTCTCGTGTCTAATAATGTGCTTAGCCTCGCTTCTCACTGCCTTCTCGGTGAACATATGGATGTACTCAGCCTTGAGACTTATAAGCGGCTTTGGTCGCGCACCAATTATATCATGCTCTCTTATTTTGTTGACAGAGAGAGTGGGAAAAAGGTGGCGTGGCCAAATAGGTTCGATCGGATTTTTCTCTTATACAGTTGGGTTAATGTCCTTATCAGCTATAGCATATCTGAATAGAGGTTCATCATGGAGAAAACTCTATCTATACACTTCTATTCCATCAATATCTTTCTGTATCATGACTTACTTCTTTGTCTATGAGTCTCCTAGGTGGCTTTTCATGCAAGGGCGTGACAAAGAAGCTGTTGATGTATTGAGAGGAATTGCATCTATACCAGTCAATAGTTTAGACTTGTACACATCCAACATTCCCCTCAGGAAGGAAATATCAAAGGTTAATAATCCTTACAAAGTGATGAAAGACTTATGCAAGAGAGGATGGGCTTTAAAACGGATATTGGCAAGTATGGCACTTGGGTTAGGCATTGGAGTGGCATTCTTTGGCATGTTATTCGGGGTAGGAAATTTGGGTTTCAACATCTATTTGAGCGTAGTATTTAATGCCTCAATGTTGATGCCTTCAAATTTACTATCCTTGGTCTTCATCGAAAGATGGAATAGGAGAGGCTCATTGTTTGTCTCTTGTATAGCAAGTGGCATATTCAGCATACTATGTGTTGTTTTAGGCCGTGGTAGAGAAGGCATACAGATTGGGCTAGAACTAGCGTCTTTATTTTGCTCATGTTTTGCGTATAATGTGTGGCTGATATACACAACCGAGTTGTTTCCAACAAGTGTGAGGAGCTCGGCCACATCGCTGGCTAGGCAAGCAGTTGTGCTTGGTACAGTGTTTGATCCTTTACTGACTTCAGCAGGGAGAAGGTATGAGTTCCTatcttttgggatttttggaTTGGCAATATTTTTGTGTGGGTTCTTTCTAATCTTTGTGCCAGAGACAAAAGGTAAAGCTCTTTGTAACACCATGGATGAACAAGAGCAAAAAGATAGCATAATCGTTTGA